A portion of the Bactrocera neohumeralis isolate Rockhampton chromosome 2, APGP_CSIRO_Bneo_wtdbg2-racon-allhic-juicebox.fasta_v2, whole genome shotgun sequence genome contains these proteins:
- the LOC126756938 gene encoding RNA-binding protein 42 has translation MATKRRYIEDELSRFEAEISKQTSQPARNLFVPSQVRPIIAANTYNQVQQKLQQHPQATTISSTVQVTPRVTVAPPVIPPPTFMSTFVPTQVNNTGGQLKAVAPSPTAITATPVVVSSAPKLYQSRQSVNVPATPHIDINAIQFDVTQKLKKLKAEKSGPNPIAEEAIKAARASSALQSFQTTERKKKDRKTIRVAGGTVWEDSSLADWPDDDFRIFCGDLGNDVNDEVLTRTFNKYPSFQRARVIRDKRTGKSKGFGFVSFREPADFIRAMKEMDGRYVGSRPIKLRKSTWKQRSLDIVKKKEREKQQLLQSFNS, from the coding sequence atggctACGAAACGTAGATATATTGAGGATGAGCTTTCGCGATTTGAGGCGGAAATATCTAAACAAACTTCTCAGCCTGCAAGAAATTTATTCGTTCCTTCCCAAGTAAGGCCCATAATTGCAGCAAACACGTACAACCAGGTTCAGCAAAAGTTGCAACAGCACCCGCAAGCGACAACAATATCTTCGACGGTGCAAGTTACTCCACGTGTAACTGTAGCCCCGCCAGTGATTCCACCACCAACATTTATGTCCACTTTTGTACCTACTCAAGTGAATAATACTGGTGGGCAATTGAAAGCTGTAGCACCGTCACCTACTGCTATTACAGCGACGCCTGTTGTGGTTAGTAGTGCTCCAAAATTATACCAAAGTAGACAATCGGTGAATGTTCCTGCTACACCGCATATCGACATAAATGCCATACAATTTGATGttactcaaaaattaaaaaagctaaAAGCTGAGAAATCTGGTCCAAATCCTATTGCAGAGGAAGCAATTAAAGCTGCAAGAgcctcatcagctttgcaatcaTTTCAAACAACAGAGAGGAAAAAGAAGGATCGTAAGACTATACGAGTAGCGGGCGGAACAGTCTGGGAGGACTCCTCATTAGCAGATTGGCCTGATGATGATTTTCGCATATTTTGTGGTGATTTGGGTAATGATGTAAATGACGAAGTTTTAACCCGAACATTTAATAAGTATCCGTCTTTTCAACGAGCACGTGTTATCCGTGATAAACGAACTGGAAAAAGCAAGGGTTTCGGCTTTGTAAGTTTTCGAGAGCCAGCAGATTTTATACGTGCGATGAAAGAAATGGATGGTCGTTATGTCGGAAGTAGACCAATAAAACTACGTAAAAGTACATGGAAGCAACGCAGTTTGGACATAGTCAAAAAGAAGGAACGTGAAAAACAGCAGCTGTTACAATCCttcaattcataa
- the LOC126755368 gene encoding mediator of RNA polymerase II transcription subunit 17 produces the protein MNITNGVNVSVETTCENQIQEITYDGTEIYQPPPTLSETLTRCAARIDFSKTSLDDLKKEDKSVEDDVKDSSQFQPSLWPWDSVRNKLNDALTEICVLSDVISIAKDKRYLVLDPVPEDPDEIKPIVQVYSRKKALGQAAQVLLSGAERLRNSHSEQRNRNVTDFHIELLRLRQNWRLKKVSNAIIGDLSYRTAGSKYGMSGTFEVTKAEDLADEEAASGTAGSGNNGLPTQSPKTTSSLRVIVPAELQGVAYIKVITQKDQEDLCTANVNLMGHGPNITQQAGVWQKTLEFAQNVLFCKELFSQLAREAIQLQAPIPHVVIGNQIRATLLPGIQLIISLCHSTTFDSSQPGPINDHDHVLEHSLHQLLREVHHKNSHHPFPHPTSGPLGPSKKRMLAGPKAADRESLLEMTKSQTILEQIIAQAQHIFMRKRTQYVLDTLARDVKDPQIVSHWNAMNSPIMSCVKINIVTHGYDTINRTSLVIHVKERSLKCICRDGRVMHLSYEPQELRDLILCQINSHQISCLLNLARCMAWTVLSNSNNLGIGKVEPLGNASSCLLASPNGDRMIAVQIRCDPQIDVKVYIARSPRPDFIPNPLVPEKFWENLGGHFKEVRFDKIEGKSFLNKMEFLMAALTSNSV, from the exons ATGAATATAACAAACGGCGTAAACGTTTCTGTGGAAACAACATGTGAAAATCAAATTCAGGAAATAACATACGATGGCACGGAAATCTACCAACC accTCCAACTTTATCCGAAACACTAACCCGCTGTGCTGCTCGAATAGATTTTAGTAAAACATCTTTAGATGACCTAAAGAAGGAGGATAAATCCGTTGAAGATGACGTTAAAGATTCATCTCAGTTTCAACCAAGTCTGTGGCCATGGGACTCGGTACGCAATAAGCTCAATGATGCTTTAACAGAAATTTGCGTACTTTCTGACGTAATTTCAATAGCTAAGGATAAACGTTATTTAGTTTTGGACCCAGTACCAGAAGATCCTGATGAGATAAAACCTATAGTGCAAGTTTATAGTCGAAAAAAAGCTTTGGGTCAAGCAGCACAGGTTCTTTTGAGTGGTGCAGAAAGACTGAGGAACTCGCACAGCGAACAACGTAACCGTAATGTGACAGACTTTCATATCGAATTATTACGATTACGACAGAATTGGCGactaaaaaaagtttcaaatgcGATTATTGGTGACTTAAGTTATCGCACAGCTGGATCGAAATATGGAATGAGTGGTACATTTGAAGTGACTAAGGCGGAAGATTTAGCTGACGAGGAAGCGGCATCAGGTACCGCTGGTAGTGGAAATAATGGCTTACCAACCCAATCGCCGAAAACTACATCCTCATTGCGCGTGATCGTACCAGCAGAGTTACAAGGAGTAgcatatataaaagttataacTCAGAAAGACCAGGAAGATTTATGCACGGCCAATGTTAATTTAATGGGTCATGGACCCAATATAACACAACAG gcCGGTGTTTGGCAGAAGACCTTGGAATTCGCACAGAATGTACTTTTTTGTAAGGAACTTTTCAGTCAACTTGCTCGAGAAGCAATTCAATTACAGGCTCCAATACCACATGTTGTTATTGGTAATCAAATCCGTGCAACTTTATTGCCGGGCATTCAGCTTATTATTTCCCTTTGTCATTCTACAACTTTCGATTCGAGTCAACCTGGACCTATTAACGATCATGATCATGTACTTGAACACTCATTACATCAACTTTTACGTGAAGTGCATCACAAGAATTCACATCATCCCTTTCCTCACCCTACCAGCGGACCATTGGGGCCCAGTAAGAAGCGTATGCTTGCTGGCCCGAAAGCGGCAGACCGTGAAAGTTTACTAGAGATGACAAAATCGCAGACAATACTAGAACAAATAATTGCCCAAGCTCAGCATATATTTATGCGGAAGCGCACACAATACGTTTTGGACACTTTGGCTAGAGATGTGAAGGACCCTCAGATCGTGTCGCATTGGAATGCGATGAACAGTCCTATAATGTCGtgtgtgaaaattaatattgtaaCACATGg ataCGACACAATAAATCGGACGTCGTTAGTAATACACGTCAAAGAGCGATCTCTCAAATGCATTTGCCGTGATGGCCGTGTAATGCATCTTTCATATGAACCGCAAGAGTTGCGCGATCTCATCTTGTGTCAGATCAATTCACATCAAATATCGTGTCTCCTGAATTTGGCTCGATGTATGGCTTGGACGGTATTATCGAACAGTAACAATCTCGGAATTGGTAAGGTTGAACCACTAGGCAATGCCAGCTCATGTTTGTTGGCGTCACCAAATGGAGATCGCATGATTGCGGTTCAAATACGTTGCGACCCGCAAATCGATGTTAAAGTTTATATTGCTCGTAGTCCACGTCCAGATTTTATACCCAATCCTCTGGTACCAGAAAAATTCTGGGAAAATTTGGGTGGACATTTTAAAGAA GTCCGCTTTGATAAAATCGAAGGCAAAAGTTTCCTCAATAAAATGGAGTTTTTAATGGCAGCTCTTACTAGTAATTCAGTCTAA
- the LOC126757350 gene encoding uncharacterized protein LOC126757350 — MAPWNWRNPCTSAVSDSDESSQTPPSTRKLAKNENFISAFRTKNIEKSGCAQTNTDNSSNQNQQIKETKSTTPVLFSTNRGLYLRVPKSMSKSCVANNNECLHENATGTPTTDITDATLPTYGRFDLSLPSTSGDEISFCDLERWSTNRANTICLEDTFIVTRHNDSLPDLIELPANNNNIFTNKIQRSGSIFCVPSGSRHALLMPHRNVRQRSTSIQSTFERFGVH, encoded by the exons atGGCACCTTGGAATTGGAGAAACCCTTGTACATCAGCAGTATCCGACAGTGATGAATCTTCACAAACACCACCCTCTACTCGAAAACttgcaaaaaatgaaaacttcaTAAGTGCTTTTcgaactaaaaatattgaaaaatctgGATGCGCTCAAACTAACACCGACAACAGCAGTaatcaaaatcaacaaataaagGAAACAAAATCTACAACACCTGTTCTATTTTCCACTAATCGGGGATTGTATTTACGTGTTCCTAAGTCCATGTCTAAATCGTGTGTAGCCAATAACAATGAATGTTTACACGAAAATGCAACTGGTACTCCAACAACCGACATAACAGATGCCACTTTGCCAACTTATGGTCGGTTTGACTTATCATTGCCCTCCACTAGTGGCGACGAAATAAGTTTTTGTGATTTGGAGCGTTGG agtacaAATCGTGCCAACACTATCTGCCTGGAGGATACGTTCATAGTGACGCGACACAACGATAGTTTGCCCGATCTAATTGAACTGCCGGcgaataataacaatatttttaccaATAAAATTCAACGCAGTGGAAGCATATTTTGTGTACCGAGCGGCAGCCGGCACGCCCTATTAATGCCACATAGAAACGTCCGCCAACGAAGCACAAGTATTCAAAGTACTTTTGAACGTTTCGGGGTACATTAA
- the LOC126757278 gene encoding acylpyruvase FAHD1, mitochondrial yields MNLVSSFRVTAGIAYQKMALSSSASENYDFVRKGRKILGAALNYMDIVRSRNVAVPAEPLLFLKPTTSYITEGNPIVIPKVFTKVAHEVELGVIIGKQCKNVKKEEAFNYISGYCLALDMTAQCNLGLARQNGHPWSLGKGFDTSTPVSGFISANDIKNPHKVSLWLKVNGQLRQQGNTEDLIFKVDDLIAYSSKYMTLEPNDLILTGTPDGALPVKAGDVIEAGIGDNLRIMFEVKDEV; encoded by the exons ATGAATTTAGTTAGTTCATTTCGTGTTACCGCTGGtatagcatatcaaaaaatGGCATTATCTTCAAGCGCATCCGAAAATTATGACTTTGTTAGGAAAGGTAGAAAAATTCTTGGTGCAGCACTTAATTATAT GGATATTGTACGCTCCCGAAACGTTGCGGTGCCAGCAGAACCACTTTTATTCCTTAAACCAACAACATCCTACATAACCGAAGGCAATCCAATTGTT ATTCCCAAAGTGTTTACAAAAGTCGCACATGAGGTTGAGTTAGGCGTCATAATTGGAAAACAatgtaaaaatgtcaaaaaagaagAAGCGTTCAACTACATAAGTGGTTATTGCCTAGCACTTGATATGACTGCGCAATGTAATTTAGGATTAGCACGACAAAATGGTCATCCATGGAGCTTAGGTAAAGGTTTTGACACTTCAACTCCTGTTTCAGGATTTATATCTGCGAACGACATCAAAAATCCTCATAAGGTTTCACTATGGTTAAAAGTGAATGGACAGCTACGTCAGCAAGGCAATACTGAAGATCTAATTTTTAAAGTAGACGATCTTATAGCTTACTCTTCAAAGTATATGACGCTTGAACCAAACGATCTTATTCTCACCGGCACACCAGACGGTGCGTTGCCTGTAAAAGCTGGTGACGTAATTGAGGCTGGTATTGGTGATAACTTAAGGATTATGTTTGAGGTTAAAGACGAAGTTTAG
- the LOC126757633 gene encoding uncharacterized protein LOC126757633, translating to MSSKKEEIGNLLDLLYLEMLDLVEQYATSRVNIERLMNSGQLMLAKTRYLQGSQTISSAQIPTENSNTFNALCVSEEQKNDTKISSVEYILMRRIVDKDKEYVDPMHWFTLLPPSSLRTASDHFKKCLELVMESANVQRELLAVMEHIDRLKQHCKAI from the exons atgtcTTCGAAGAAAGAAGAAATTGGAAATTTACTTGACCTGCTATACTTGGAAATGTTGGATTTGGTAGAGCAATACGCAACGAGCAGAGTGAATATTGAAAGATTAATGAACAGTGGACAGTTGATGTTAGCCAAAACACGGTACCTTCAAGGATCCCAAACTATTAGTTCGGCACAAATTCCGACCGAAAATAGTAATACATTTAATGCACTTTGTGTATCGGAGGAGCAAAAAAATGACACAAAAATATCAAGTGTGGAGTACATTCTGAT GAGACGTATCGTCGATAAGGATAAAGAATACGTCGATCCAATGCATTGGTTCACTTTACTACCACCCAGTAGTTTGCGAACCGCATCTGATCacttcaaaaaatgtttagaatTAGTAATGGAAAGCGCGAATGTGCAACGAGAACTTCTTGCAGTAATGGAACATATTGATAGACTTAAACAGCATTGCAAAGCAATATGA
- the LOC126756000 gene encoding phospholipid phosphatase 5 isoform X1 produces the protein MDSEIKSPDLRSSSSSETELRKRTQTLANQSKHFHLKTDTIEYKERQYQQRNGRKENEFYLMFPSAHKTSYQLTPTPPIKTPTTITSAETTSKIAEVLMNSNLNVGITMNRRFSESSADELHRSEKSTKRATLNKIMDYKNLDNTNNTNAQLYNRGKCPRFSNNDDDDGVGCCCFDGGKGKKRLSDAIDIGIRVMLVFIFITLETTKPFKRRVHPEEMWLYKNPRTPDIVSAQTLILSVIFGPLFVTMFHLWLTGDRRDFRAASWVWTLALGLNGFATSLLKITVGRHRPDFFYRCFPNGIVVINNVTDSNGSLDYYNCTGDLREISEGRKSFPSGHASFSFVGLGFIAIYVAAKLHAMSARGRGQSWRLCVSILPLILAALIAVSRTCDYHHHWEDVVAGSLIGLFCTYTVYRQYYPSVYSIHCHRPYLRTCERLTHNYNQLNPQSKTPEYLSSNENISEVNDRADDERRPLI, from the exons ATGGATAGCGAAATAAAAAGTCCTGACTTACGTTCGAGTTCCTCTTCAGAAACCGAGTTGCGCAAACGTACTCAAACGCTGGCAAATCAGTCTAAACATTTTCATCTTAAGACAGATACTATTGAATACAAGGAAAGACAATATCAACAACGAAATGGTCGCAAGGAAAACGAATTTTATCTGATG TTCCCTTCTGCCCATAAAACATCTTATCAGCTTACTCCAACGCCTCCGATAAAAACACCAACCACAATTACGTCAGCAGAAACGACAAGTAAAATAGCCGAAGTATTAATGAACTCAAATCTGAATGTTGGTATCACTATGAATCGCCGTTTCAGTGAAAGTTCTGCAGATGAATTGCACAGAAGCGAAAAATCAACTAAGCGAGctactttaaataaaatcatgGACTATAAGAATTTGGATAATACTAATAACACCAATGCTCAGCTCTATAATAGAGGAAAATGTCCGCGATTCTCTAACAATGACGATGATGATGGGGTgggctgttgttgttttgatgGGGGCAAGGGAAAAAAACGCTTAAGTGACGCTATCGATATCGGAATACGTGTTATgctagtatttatttttat AACGCTGGAAACAACAAAGCCATTCAAACGAAGAGTTCATCCTGAAGAGATGTGGTTGTACAAAAATCCTCGCACCCCAGATATAGTTTCAGCTCAGACACTAATATTATCTGTGATATTTGGTCCATTATTTGTAACCATGTTCCATTTGTGGCTGACGGGAGATCGGCGTGATTTTCGCGCAGCAAGCTGGGTTTGGACTTTAGCGCTTGGATTAAACGGTTTTGCAACAAGTCTGTTGAAAATAACAGTCGGGCGTCATAGACCTGATTTCTTTTACCGCTGCTTTCCTAATGGCATTGTAGTAATCAACAACGTCACCGATTCAAATGGTTCGCTGGACTATTATAATTGCACAGGTGACTTACGCGAAATAAGTGAGGGTCGTAAGAGTTTCCCCAGCGGTCATGCTTCAT ttTCTTTTGTTGGTTTAGGCTTCATCGCTATTTATGTAGCCGCCAAATTACATGCAATGAGTGCTCGTGGTCGCGGTCAATCCTGGCGTTTATGCGTTTCAATTTTGCCGTTGATTTTAGCAGCTTTGATAGCAGTTAGTAGAACTTGCGATTATCATCACCATTGGGAGGATGTTGTTGCCGGTAGTTTAATTGGATTATTTTGTACTTATACAGTTTATAGACAATATTATCCTTCGGTATACTCAATTCATTGTCATCGCCCCTATTTACGAACATGTGAAAGACTAACACATAATTATAATCAGTTGAATCCACAATCAAAGACACCTGAGTATTTATCTTCAAATGAAAATATCAGCGAAGTGAACGATCGTGCCGATGATGAACGCCGCCCACTTATTTGA
- the LOC126756000 gene encoding phospholipid phosphatase 5 isoform X2 has protein sequence MDSEIKSPDLRSSSSSETELRKRTQTLANQSKHFHLKTDTIEYKERQYQQRNGRKENEFYLMFPSAHKTSYQLTPTPPIKTPTTITSAETTSKIAEVLMNSNLNVGITMNRRFSESSADELHRSEKSTKRATLNKIMDYKNLDNTNNTNAQLYNRGKCPRFSNNDDDDGVGCCCFDGGKGKKRLSDAIDIGIRVMLVFIFITLETTKPFKRRVHPEEMWLYKNPRTPDIVSAQTLILSVIFGPLFVTMFHLWLTGDRRDFRAASWVWTLALGLNGFATSLLKITVGRHRPDFFYRCFPNGIVVINNVTDSNGSLDYYNCTGDLREISEGRKSFPSGHASFSFVGLGFIAIYVAAKLHAMSARGRGQSWRLCVSILPLILAALIAVSRTCDYHHHWEDVVAD, from the exons ATGGATAGCGAAATAAAAAGTCCTGACTTACGTTCGAGTTCCTCTTCAGAAACCGAGTTGCGCAAACGTACTCAAACGCTGGCAAATCAGTCTAAACATTTTCATCTTAAGACAGATACTATTGAATACAAGGAAAGACAATATCAACAACGAAATGGTCGCAAGGAAAACGAATTTTATCTGATG TTCCCTTCTGCCCATAAAACATCTTATCAGCTTACTCCAACGCCTCCGATAAAAACACCAACCACAATTACGTCAGCAGAAACGACAAGTAAAATAGCCGAAGTATTAATGAACTCAAATCTGAATGTTGGTATCACTATGAATCGCCGTTTCAGTGAAAGTTCTGCAGATGAATTGCACAGAAGCGAAAAATCAACTAAGCGAGctactttaaataaaatcatgGACTATAAGAATTTGGATAATACTAATAACACCAATGCTCAGCTCTATAATAGAGGAAAATGTCCGCGATTCTCTAACAATGACGATGATGATGGGGTgggctgttgttgttttgatgGGGGCAAGGGAAAAAAACGCTTAAGTGACGCTATCGATATCGGAATACGTGTTATgctagtatttatttttat AACGCTGGAAACAACAAAGCCATTCAAACGAAGAGTTCATCCTGAAGAGATGTGGTTGTACAAAAATCCTCGCACCCCAGATATAGTTTCAGCTCAGACACTAATATTATCTGTGATATTTGGTCCATTATTTGTAACCATGTTCCATTTGTGGCTGACGGGAGATCGGCGTGATTTTCGCGCAGCAAGCTGGGTTTGGACTTTAGCGCTTGGATTAAACGGTTTTGCAACAAGTCTGTTGAAAATAACAGTCGGGCGTCATAGACCTGATTTCTTTTACCGCTGCTTTCCTAATGGCATTGTAGTAATCAACAACGTCACCGATTCAAATGGTTCGCTGGACTATTATAATTGCACAGGTGACTTACGCGAAATAAGTGAGGGTCGTAAGAGTTTCCCCAGCGGTCATGCTTCAT ttTCTTTTGTTGGTTTAGGCTTCATCGCTATTTATGTAGCCGCCAAATTACATGCAATGAGTGCTCGTGGTCGCGGTCAATCCTGGCGTTTATGCGTTTCAATTTTGCCGTTGATTTTAGCAGCTTTGATAGCAGTTAGTAGAACTTGCGATTATCATCACCATTGGGAGGATGTTGTTGCCG ACTAA